Below is a window of Narcine bancroftii isolate sNarBan1 chromosome 13, sNarBan1.hap1, whole genome shotgun sequence DNA.
gggggttggcccatGGGGAGAGTCTGGAActttacttgctggaatttagaagaatgagaggggattttacaaaaatgcataaaatattgaaaggcatagataagatagaggtagggaaGCTGCTTCCATTGATAGGGGGAGCTAGAACTACGGGACGTAACCTCaagattgaatggcggagcaggttcgacggGTCGGACGGCCGACTCCTAGTTCTTGTACTTAGCCTTCCCTGCCAGTGGAAGCAACCTCCCTGCCTCTATCTTAACAATACCTTTCAAAATTTTATGTGTTTCGATAAGATTCCCCTTCATAATCCAATGTGTTTAGTCTCAGGCAACTCAGAAGCTAACCTGCTACAgccccagcaaccagggttcgaaaCTGGCCCTTTCTGTGAGGAGCTtggagtttcctccaggtgctccggtttcctcctcccTTCCAAAACACATGGGCATTgcaagttaatttgggtgtaattgggcggcatgtgtttaaatggccggaattggattctaccgtgctgtaaataaaataaaacctctcagcactgcctccaaagccaggggtggccaaactccATCGCCCTGGCCAACtgctgcccatttttaagtggcccagggtgaatattaaaaataaaatggaatatggcccGTTAGAACGcagtctctgacaataaattgcactgtgtgtacttcttagtttcaacactagatgtcgctgccattttgaacaactactagaccgaccattgcaatgttactcatcaattaaaatatttacctcagtttaaaaaaatgtttacctcagttgattaaacacaGTGGAgttgaaaagatggaaaatagcgAGGGAGGGCCAGACATTTCAGACACAGTGGGAAAGTGAATATATTTTTCACGGAAGTCAAAGGGAAGTGTGTTTGATTTGCAAAGAATTTGTTAACTTAAAAACCTACtgacagatttacacattgcaccataatcattaaggtggacacttgggccatgaaaTGTATTCATTGaaagttgtggaggaatgttggacacggccttgtccctttcttgatcttttctcctgttcttattttacaTGGCTTTTTATTTTGtactgctttttgaatgagagtttaaaatttttagaattcattcaaattaaatttaagagcagcagatacagaaatgcccaCTGTAATATGCGAGTCATGAATAAACTAttgtaatgtcaacagttaaactgtttaGCTGTGTTGTCTAGTTATTTTGATGGCACAGAGGTTTTCTGGTCTAAGACCGTTTTTCTTGCAtgcattgttgacttcaggaaggaaaaggcAGTGGTGGACGATCCAGAGGTCacagggggatcagaggtggagagggggagcaaatttaagttcttgggagtcaccatctcagaggatctttcctggacccaacacacaaatgacatcgtgaagaaatcccatactttctcaggagtttgcggaggtttggtatgacatcggaaacactggcagatttgtggtggaaagtgtgcatcacggtctggtacagggacaccaataccttgagcataaagccctgataaaggtagtggacacagcccaggacatcacaggtcaaaccctccccactattgaaaacACCTACAGGcagtgctgccgtcggagagcagcagcgatcatcaaggatccacaccccccagcacacgctctgttctcactgctgccatcaggaaagacgtgTAGGGACCACAggtcttgcaccaccaggttcaggaagagctgctgtccctctaccatcagactcctcaacgacaaactcaatcagggactcatttaaggactctgtcttgggcactttattgatatttttctcctctctgtattgcacagacagtttgtgtacatttctttctgtttacatgtgtacgttgtgtagtttttattttgcactgatgattctgcctcgcccgtgagaaaaggaatctcaaagttgtatgtgatgtcatgtatgtactccgataataaatctaaaatctgaagctgccaggcttaatattgtttggtccgtgattccttattttttttgtaCGTGGCCTAAAACCAAAAAGGTTTGGTCACCCCTATCTTTTGCAATAAAATGCAataaggaaacagaactgcaggAAGAGGGGAGCTGATGGGCAGCGCAAAGCTGAATCCTCCCAGAAGAGACGGGGCAAAGCCCAAGGACCCAGCTTCTTTCTCAGTTACAGCGTCATGACAAGTCGGTTGGGTACAGGACCACAGATGGAGGagaggggcaagggaggggggggaggggtttgtaGGATGGTCTGAGCCACGTTCACAACTCACCGACCTCGAGAGGTGCCAAGTTCCAGGAGGCGTGTGATGGTGTGGGTCTCCAAAATGACCAACCCCCCCTTCCTGTTCATCGGCTTCAGCTTCGCAGTCCTGCCCTCAAGGTGTAACTGGACAGTGCGTTATCAAGACTCCTGTGTCCCAGTGGATGTAACCAGACTTGATGCAGAAGTGTGTGAGCATTCTGTCATCTTTATTATTTATGGTTAAAATTATTCATTAAAAATATATTCTGCACAATGTTTACATGTTACAATCACAAGAACAGAAGTCAATCAGTAGAGGGTATCAAGAGATATTTAATCCTCCAGACATATCGACAGTGCTTAGGTAAGATCTTATTTTCAAAACTGTTACTAACATTGTAAAATGAACATAAAAATGTCTGTAATCGTTTCTGGTAACAGTCATGTGGGTTCTGCCAATAGGAAAGAAAGCAGGCAAAGATGAAAAATACCTGCAGGCTCAATGCTATCACCTGCTCAGTGTTGGAGGGGGAGCAGGATGAAGACCTTTTTGTTTGTtatgttgaagagagagagagagaacacctAAAGGAAAGGAGTCAGGGGTCAAAGTTGGGAGGGTGGATTAATGGAAAGTCGGTTCATTCAATTCATCTTCACCCACTCACTGACCTTTGGTGTAAGgatagcgagagagagagaggagagagaaagtgtgtgtttttgtgtgtgtatacaGGATCTGGTGTCTGAGAGTGGGACAGACTGTGTGAGTGGGGTGTGCAGCAAACCTATGAACAGACATCAGCTCTCCTACATTTCCTCCCACCTGGAACGTCCCATCTGAAAAAATGAGATCACGTCTGCAAATGGCTTGCATGTAACTTAAATTTGGAGAATTAAGCAACTGGCACGAATTGAATTTAAAAGTATTTCAGtacttaaaatattaatttttttgcaCCGCATGTATTAAAAGCAAAAAGCTGGTTGAGTTCATTTGTAGGAGAGAACACTGCAAATTATTGCATTCTCCAAAGTAAATTGTTCATTCTCTCTGGATGCTCAGTGTTAGgacatggagggttatgggatgtgagagagggaaggtttagattggtgTAGGTTTATATCAGTCAGTACATCGATGAATCTATCAGCTCTGAACATCTccccagcagggaagaagtccatgtGCGAAGGTAGAATATGACAGGgattcacaaaaatagattatatctaaaaacaaACGGTACGTGATAATAAATTTTAAGGCGATTTctgtgatcagtagcccaaaatctataaaatacatccaaaagtgttaaGCTTCATTGTCGAGTGTTATTTGTAAATCCCACACATTTGCACTTGATTCTTTGAAAATCCTGTCCAATCTCGTCCCAATCCacctttttttttattgctgCAAACCTCTtcgagggaggaaagtttaggggagatgtcagagggtgcatattttacacagagagtggtgagtgcctggaatgcattgtccggagtggtgggggaggttggaacaatagggactcttagacagtcacatggatgcaaaataaaaatacagtagaagtccaaaagtcCAGGCTGCTTGGCGATTGGGTCGGTCCGGATTTTCCGGAtccttgggcagtacttttaaaaatcaaatttaagggggaataaagaagagatgaacaggtaaattttgattatTTATTCATTAGTAAATACAGCGTGATTCATTTATCagaatgagcagttttaaagaaaaaaaatcaagtcgACAAGGGTGGTCGCTCTTTGCTACTGCGCCATCTGTGGTGCTTAAACACCCACGCAAGCACACAAAATCCACTAAATTTTAAAGGTTGGAGAACTTTCAAAAAGCCTGGATTatcgggtggtccagatttctggcacccAGAAGTctgcagaggtggggaaaaaaattaaatgattatGGAGTAGGTgcacaacatagtgggctgaagggcctatactgtgccgTTCAATGGGATAATGAAGGGGGGGGGGCGAAGTTGAGAAAAAAATTGGTTGAAGAACAGGGGAAatgggatgaatgggtgtgatggAATAAATGCCCACTGCTCCGATACTTTAATAAAGAAGAATATCTGTTCAGGAGAAAGGTAAATTACAGAGATTTTGCCTCTCCACGTTAATTTAAGTGTGCTTACCTTATTgaacttttatttttatattttaatagtTGTAAAAATTAAGTCTGTCAATTTTTGACAGTGTTTGAATGGGAATGCAGGAAACATTCGGAAATGTTCAAGATCCTCTGGTCTGCCAGTTCATCCTGGCCGTGAAGCTTAACCAACAGTCGAAATATTTCTCTGGATTCTGAGAGGCCTAGGtaaggtagacagccaacacctttttcccagggcaaacaCCAGAGagcctattctgtgctgtagtgttctatgtgaaCACCTCATTCTCTCGATCTCGTAGGAAGTGTATTTCAGATCACACTAATCTGTGTGGAAACATTCCCTGTGCCTCCCCCAGTGGCCTGTGACCTCAGCGTCCAACCCAGAGGAGATGGCTTCCTCCTCTGATCTTTACCCCTCACTTCTCAAAAGTGCCGGCTTCCACTTTAACCAGCTCTCCTCCAGGAAACGCACCCTAAATCCTCCCTGCTAGTTCACGGTGGAGccccaatgggcctacttctgctcctatatttcgACCGAAGCACCAGCCGAGCCAATCTTCCCTCTGATGTGTCTACTAAAATGGGGCAGGTTCAGGTCACATCTCCACGACAGTTCCACAGGGGGCTGATCTCCAGTAATAGGACCCCACTGCTGGCTTCACCCAGGATTGTCCCAATGGTCTATCTTATGAAGAGTGGGAATGCAGCATTGTTTGAGATTCTGCCTTTGGCCAATGGGGAGCTTGAGAAGAGACTGTATCCACTCTAAAGTTACGATATGCCGGGTAAGATTGAAGCCAACCCCCATGCATGTTTCGCAGAAGGAGTCAAAGAAATGTCAATTCTGATGAAAATTGTTAATATTAGCAAAATCCTGTaaaggctgaaaggcctggacagaggcaAGGATGTTTCTCATGGTaaaggagtctaggacaagaggatgaaaggttacgctgttacagtgccagcgattggggttcgaatcccgcactgtctgtaaggagttcatacgttttccccatgtctgcaggggctccggtttccatttgaaatgtaccaggaggGTTGGGGGTTCATTGGGCtggtgggccaaaagagcctgtcaccatgtctaaaatttaaattaaaattcatgGGATccattcctcccctccccatcatctCATGGGATCTATTCATTCCACCCCCATCAATCACCCTCTTTCACTTTTAAATGTGTGGAGGGGGGGTCTCTAGTTCTATGTCAGATAGATATCCTTCATTAGAATCAAATTGGCAAAGAGCAATTGTACCTtcagatcaaagctccctcctcCAGTTTTTATTCCAGGTTTAACATGTTAAAATGATCATCTTTTTATTGCTAATCTAAACGGGTTTGGAAGATGTCCTCAGAAGGTGTCTGTTGCTAAGAGTTAGTCACACAAGAGCtgtctctgccccctcctctgcAGCCTGTTAGTGTAGGTACAATGGTTTCAAGCATCGTGGAAACCGCCCACACATGAAAACGCCTTCAATGCAGAATCCAAGCCCCCAACCCATCTGCAAACGTGACCCTCCTCCCCGTCCTCCTCAGCTTCACTTAAATGCTGGTCGATTTATCGGCCAGAGTTCCCGCTTTCCCCTGTCTTTTGCCCCTGGGCACAGTCATCGAGCCCATCTCCTCCACGACCTTCTCCCCCGAAGGGGGCTCCTGCTGGTAGAGGGCGGTGAACCCCACTTTGGGCATCTGCAGTTTAAAGGGCCGCATGTCGCCCTCCTGACGCCCCTCCGAGTGGACGTGGTTTTCCTGCTCCGGGGAGCTGGTCTTGGTCCCAAGCGAGAACTTCGGCAGCCTGAACCTGGCCGCCGTGTCCTTGCTGTCCGACTGTTCCGTGACTGTTCCAGCCTTCTGCTGGAGCCCCTTGCCCGGGCCCGCCAGGGCTCCGGGGTCTTTCGATTTAAAGCCCAGGATGCCTCTTGACTTCGTGTGACCTCCGGACTCCAGGAGCACCAGCTCCGACCTGGCGGTCGAAGTCaccaggtgggacattttggcctCGTCGTCGCCACTTTTCTTTTTGAGGGTTATTTTTGGCGCTTTGACCTTCGAGCCCTTCGCCTCCCACCTGTCGATTCTGGGGGTGGAGGTCTCGAAGGATCCGCCGGACTGGGGCCGAAAGCCGGCGTCCTCGTTGGCCGCGCACACCTCGGGTTGGACCAGGTGAAGGCTCAGCTCGGCGTCGCTCTCCCGGCCCTTTGGATAGGGAGAGGAGAACTCCACCTTGGGGAGTTTGACTTGGCCCATCACTCCCGGGGACTCGGAGTCTTCGCTCTCCCCGTTAATGTGCACCCCTGCGGTCTCCCCAGTCTTGACACCAACGGGGCGAACAGGGGCGAAACTAACCTTCGGCAACTTCAATTTAATTCTTGATTTCCCGTCCAAGGTATCCGAGTCCTCGGCATCCTCAACCCTGCTGCCCTTTTTCGGGGAACGGTGGCCCTCCCACTCTCCGTGCCTTGTTGGATCACCAGCCTCTCCGTTCCCATTCACCTCCAAGCTTTTACTCCTGGGCCACGAGATCGTGAAGCTGGGCTTTTTCACCCAGGACCCCCTCAGCTTGTCGGCCTCAGGCGAGCTCCCTCCGGGGTCCCCCTTCCCGGCCGCAGATTTAGCGCGCTCCTTGGCCCTGGGAGACGGGGGCTCCACGTCGCCTTCGGGACCCTTCGATTTCAGCCCAGAGAACCCGAACAACTGCCTCCTGGCTTTTAACTCGACCTCGGCTCCCTCCAGGACAGCTTCAACCTTGGCCGACTTGCAGCCGACTCCTCGACCCTCCCCAGTGGCGAGACCCCCCTCCTGCTGCGGCGTGACTTGGGGCAACTCCATCCCGACCTTCGGCACCTTATCTCTCAGCTGGCTCCACACGCCCTCCGAACCGTCCCCCGCGTCCGTTCCAACCTGTGGACCCTTCATTTCCATTCTGGCCCCGCTGCTGGTTCCGTCTCCGGCCAACTCTTCGCTCTTCTCCTTACACAGTCCGAACGTGGGCCACGCAACCGTGGGCACCTTCAGCTCCAGGGCGTCGGCATCGCCCTCCCTCAGCCCCGCTCCGCCCTCGGCTGGACGCAGCTCCATCCCAGCGGGCGGGTCGCTGGTCCGGGGTGCTGAAATTTCCACGCTGGGCATTTTGAAGGGTGCCTTTGTGGACGCCGCTCCGGGGTCGGGCGCCTTCTGTCCTGCCCGGGTCTCGGCCTCTTCTCCTCCTGCGGACGCTTCGCCCCGGGACAGACCGATCTCCACTTTGGGAACCCTCGTCTTCAGTAGCTGGAGCTTCCCCTCCGCGTCCGCCCCCTGGCCCCCCGCGTCCGCTCCGGAGCCCTTCACCCTGGCTGCCACTGCCCCCTCGTCGTCTTTGCAGCTCATCCCAACACCGGGCACGGCCACGGCCACTTGGGGCATCTTGAACCTGGATTCGGGACTGTCGGAGCTGCCCCCTCGACCCTCCTTCCCGTCCCTCATTTCCCCTTTGGCCTTGATCGAAACATCCTCGTCTTTTGGGCAACCGATGCCCAGAGCAGGGGTTGAGAGGGCGACTGATGGGATCTTCACCTTGAACTTGTCTCCCTTGGCGGCGTCCACTCCAGAATCAGCCCCTGCCTCAGTCTTTGGGTCTTTCCCGCTGGAAAGGCCAAACGTGGGCATTTTCAACTTCAACCTGCCCCCCTCAGTTTCCGAGTCGGATTTACTCCCCTCGTTTGTGCCTTTGCCCCTGGGCATCATGTCCCCTGGCCCTTCCGACCCTCCTCTGTGAACTTCTGCGCTTGGCTTGCCCTTCCCCGCGGGTTGACTGGCGTCCGCTGCGGTGGAGCCGAAGCTCGGCAAGGACACCCGAGGCATCTTCAGTTGAAATTCACCCCCCGGCGCCTCGCCACCCACCCCGGCGCCCGAGGCTTCGCTGGAAACCCTCTTGTCTTTGGAGAGGCCGAAGTCGAGATCCAGATCTGGAGCCTTCAGTTTGGGCGGCGCGATCTTGGACAGAGAAAAGCCGGGCAGCTTAAATTTGGGCTCGTCGTCGCGACCCTCCACCTCGAGGAGGGACGCGTCCATGTCGGACGGCTTGACCTTGGGGAGAGAAATGTCAACCTTGGGCATCCTTGCTTTCAGGTTCACACCCTTGCCGTCACCGTCACCCCCCTGGGAATCCCCACCAGGTACCTCCACCCCGGGGTCCTTATCCTTTGACCCAAACTTGGGCATCGCGAGCTTGGGCATCTTCAGTCTGAAGGCTCCGTCGTCGGGCTCAGAGCTGATTAAGGTGGCCTCCCCTTCGGCCCCTCCGACCGTGCTGTCAATTCTGGGCATCGGGAAACTGAGGTCAACGTCGGGCGCCTTCACCTTCGGCACCGAGATGTCAATCGCCGGCACTTTTACCGACGGGACCCTCGCTTTTCCCTCGGCCCCTGCCGCCTCCGGGCCCCCCTTCGCCTTCTGAATCCTTAACTCCCCCCCGTGAGCCTTCAGCTCCACTTCCGACACGTCGACCTCGGCTCCCGGCAGCAGCCCTTCCGAGCCAGGCTTCTTCATCTCGGGCACCGCGATTCCGATCGATGGCATCTGCACCTTGGGCATTTTCAGCTTGCCCCTGGGACCCCCGGGATCCGCCTTGACCTCAGCGGCTCTGGCGCCGGGTACCGGCACCTCAGGGTCGTCTTCATGTTTCCTGGACGCTCCGAAGGTGGGCATTTTCACCTTCGGCATCTTAAAcctgccctctctccctttcagTGGCCCGTCGTCGTTATCTGCGACCACCCCTCTGGCCCCAGAGTCGGGGGGTTTCCCTTTGCCTTCCACCTTCGGCATGGTCCCGTCCGCCGCCAACTCCTCCTTCCCCTTGGATCCAAACTTTGGCAGCGAGATTTTGGGCGCTTTCCCTGGACCACTGGACCCTTCAGTCGTGGCCGCTGCAGGGCTGTCAACTTCTTTGGCAGGGAAAGGCAGGGCGAGGTCCACCCCTGGCACTCTGGCCCGAAGAGCTGGCACGTCCTCTGAAGGCATTTTAAGCCCGGGGATTCTCGATTCCTCCTTGCTCTTCACCTCGAAAGTCGGGAGGGAGACCTTGGGGATTTGAAAGGAGAGGTCGGGCCCTTCTGGGGCAGGTTGGGGGCTGTCGACACCAGCTTTGCCATCCACTCCTGCAATGAGATCCAGGGCTCTGCCTTTGGGAAGTTGGACATCAATGTCGACCTCGGGCACCTTGACCTTGAGCACTGATAGACCAATCGCCGGCTCTTTGCCCTCGATTCCGGGGCTTCCCGGTTCACCTGTTGTCCTGTTGCTCCCGGCCCCTTCACAGAATGAAGGCAGGGACACTTTGGGTATCTTCAAATCCAACCCTTCTGAGGTTAATTCAGATGGCCCTCCCACCTTGACTCCACTTTCGGCCGCCAGGAGTTCTCCTCGACCTGTTGGAAGCTCTGGGATCTTCAACTTGGGGGCAGAAATGTCGATACTGGGCATTGCAATGGCCGACAGTGTTGCCATTCTGAAGCCAGGATCTTTGACCTCAGCTCCTGCCTCCATTCCTGCCTCTGGTTCTCCAGCTTTCATTCCGGGGATGGCGATTTCAAATTTGGGCAATCCGTGCCTGACCTCTGGGTCACCACCGCCCGTGCCCACTTCTTTGCCTCCGGATGGCAACTTTGGCAGTGACACTTTGGGTAGCTTCAGCTGCAGGTCGAGCCCCTCGGCGCCCGGCTCAAGGGGTCGGGCCCCGGTTCCAGGCACTTGCCCGGACACTTTTGAAACCTCGGGGAGTGTCACCTTGGGCACAGCGATGTTGATGGTTGGCACCTTCACAGACGGCGGTTTCATTTTGCCCTCAGGACCATCAGGCCGAGGGCCCTTGATGTCGACTTTGACCTTTGAGATGTGTAGCCCGGTTGCCCCAGCCCTTGGGGTCACTTCAGCCCTGGTGTCCTCCGCTTTCATCCTGGGCAGTGAGACCTCGAATGATGGCATCTTGAACCCTTGCCCTGCCACCTCCAGGGCTGCCGCCGGTTCCTCGTCTTTACCCTGGGCACAAATGCCAAATTCTGGCAGAGACACCTTGGGCATCTTCAGCCACGCCTCGCTTCCTTCAGCGGCCTGGACGTCGACCTTACCcatgccagctgcccctgccgaATCATCTGCTGCACCCTTTGGCAGGCTGATGTCAACATCGGGCACCCTGGGGGCTGAAATGTCGAACGTGGTGATCTTCTGGGCAATTTCTTTGATTTTCCCTTCCAGGCCTAATGCTTTGTAGCTGCCCACAGCAATCTCTACCCCTGAAGTAGTCAGACCCTCTTCAGGCTGTTTTATCCTTGGTACAGAAATGTCAATGGTGGGCATTGCAATTTGGGCCACTTTCATCTTGCCCTCTGACCCTACCACCTGATCTGCCACTTCCTTGCTCTCTATTTTGCCTTTCATGCCAGACACATCTACTCCCTCCGCACCTTTTCGTTCAAACGAAGGCATTTTCACCTTAAAGCCGGTTCCTTTCGCACTAACTTCCCCTTCGGCTGACGGAGGCCTGAGATCAACTTCACCTTTCGACAGGCCGATATCCAATTCAACCTTTGGAGCCTGCACCGGCAGTCCCAGGAGTAACCTGCTTTCAGGGGCTTCCCCG
It encodes the following:
- the LOC138747983 gene encoding periaxin-like isoform X2; this translates as MSEMVELIVETEAEVGATGFRVSGGGKEGIFVKEVLKNSRAAKALNLKEGDQLLSAKVYFDNARFEDVVKILQSAEPYKVAFCLKRTVPGADVAVSSKTGNLELRGPEAKKTKLSVKSISPVKKSKFMKGKVLSKEEAAVESDVPIDVEFAFPKFSKFKRLSITSPKDVEALKGESPFHHPEVEAELSLGEGQAKGKKKRLRLPAFLASESGKIKVEDDMEPKEKAAISMKPLQVAAKEEKTKMKVASFDLLSTGRKVEEDGSKAKSKPKDPGKAGVSSDGEAPESRLLLGLPVQAPKVELDIGLSKGEVDLRPPSAEGEVSAKGTGFKVKMPSFERKGAEGVDVSGMKGKIESKEVADQVVGSEGKMKVAQIAMPTIDISVPRIKQPEEGLTTSGVEIAVGSYKALGLEGKIKEIAQKITTFDISAPRVPDVDISLPKGAADDSAGAAGMGKVDVQAAEGSEAWLKMPKVSLPEFGICAQGKDEEPAAALEVAGQGFKMPSFEVSLPRMKAEDTRAEVTPRAGATGLHISKVKVDIKGPRPDGPEGKMKPPSVKVPTINIAVPKVTLPEVSKVSGQVPGTGARPLEPGAEGLDLQLKLPKVSLPKLPSGGKEVGTGGGDPEVRHGLPKFEIAIPGMKAGEPEAGMEAGAEVKDPGFRMATLSAIAMPSIDISAPKLKIPELPTGRGELLAAESGVKVGGPSELTSEGLDLKIPKVSLPSFCEGAGSNRTTGEPGSPGIEGKEPAIGLSVLKVKVPEVDIDVQLPKGRALDLIAGVDGKAGVDSPQPAPEGPDLSFQIPKVSLPTFEVKSKEESRIPGLKMPSEDVPALRARVPGVDLALPFPAKEVDSPAAATTEGSSGPGKAPKISLPKFGSKGKEELAADGTMPKVEGKGKPPDSGARGVVADNDDGPLKGREGRFKMPKVKMPTFGASRKHEDDPEVPVPGARAAEVKADPGGPRGKLKMPKVQMPSIGIAVPEMKKPGSEGLLPGAEVDVSEVELKAHGGELRIQKAKGGPEAAGAEGKARVPSVKVPAIDISVPKVKAPDVDLSFPMPRIDSTVGGAEGEATLISSEPDDGAFRLKMPKLAMPKFGSKDKDPGVEVPGGDSQGGDGDGKGVNLKARMPKVDISLPKVKPSDMDASLLEVEGRDDEPKFKLPGFSLSKIAPPKLKAPDLDLDFGLSKDKRVSSEASGAGVGGEAPGGEFQLKMPRVSLPSFGSTAADASQPAGKGKPSAEVHRGGSEGPGDMMPRGKGTNEGSKSDSETEGGRLKLKMPTFGLSSGKDPKTEAGADSGVDAAKGDKFKVKIPSVALSTPALGIGCPKDEDVSIKAKGEMRDGKEGRGGSSDSPESRFKMPQVAVAVPGVGMSCKDDEGAVAARVKGSGADAGGQGADAEGKLQLLKTRVPKVEIGLSRGEASAGGEEAETRAGQKAPDPGAASTKAPFKMPSVEISAPRTSDPPAGMELRPAEGGAGLREGDADALELKVPTVAWPTFGLCKEKSEELAGDGTSSGARMEMKGPQVGTDAGDGSEGVWSQLRDKVPKVGMELPQVTPQQEGGLATGEGRGVGCKSAKVEAVLEGAEVELKARRQLFGFSGLKSKGPEGDVEPPSPRAKERAKSAAGKGDPGGSSPEADKLRGSWVKKPSFTISWPRSKSLEVNGNGEAGDPTRHGEWEGHRSPKKGSRVEDAEDSDTLDGKSRIKLKLPKVSFAPVRPVGVKTGETAGVHINGESEDSESPGVMGQVKLPKVEFSSPYPKGRESDAELSLHLVQPEVCAANEDAGFRPQSGGSFETSTPRIDRWEAKGSKVKAPKITLKKKSGDDEAKMSHLVTSTARSELVLLESGGHTKSRGILGFKSKDPGALAGPGKGLQQKAGTVTEQSDSKDTAARFRLPKFSLGTKTSSPEQENHVHSEGRQEGDMRPFKLQMPKVGFTALYQQEPPSGEKVVEEMGSMTVPRGKRQGKAGTLADKSTSI
- the LOC138747983 gene encoding periaxin-like isoform X1, whose protein sequence is MDAAGKSQAAKELKMSEMVELIVETEAEVGATGFRVSGGGKEGIFVKEVLKNSRAAKALNLKEGDQLLSAKVYFDNARFEDVVKILQSAEPYKVAFCLKRTVPGADVAVSSKTGNLELRGPEAKKTKLSVKSISPVKKSKFMKGKVLSKEEAAVESDVPIDVEFAFPKFSKFKRLSITSPKDVEALKGESPFHHPEVEAELSLGEGQAKGKKKRLRLPAFLASESGKIKVEDDMEPKEKAAISMKPLQVAAKEEKTKMKVASFDLLSTGRKVEEDGSKAKSKPKDPGKAGVSSDGEAPESRLLLGLPVQAPKVELDIGLSKGEVDLRPPSAEGEVSAKGTGFKVKMPSFERKGAEGVDVSGMKGKIESKEVADQVVGSEGKMKVAQIAMPTIDISVPRIKQPEEGLTTSGVEIAVGSYKALGLEGKIKEIAQKITTFDISAPRVPDVDISLPKGAADDSAGAAGMGKVDVQAAEGSEAWLKMPKVSLPEFGICAQGKDEEPAAALEVAGQGFKMPSFEVSLPRMKAEDTRAEVTPRAGATGLHISKVKVDIKGPRPDGPEGKMKPPSVKVPTINIAVPKVTLPEVSKVSGQVPGTGARPLEPGAEGLDLQLKLPKVSLPKLPSGGKEVGTGGGDPEVRHGLPKFEIAIPGMKAGEPEAGMEAGAEVKDPGFRMATLSAIAMPSIDISAPKLKIPELPTGRGELLAAESGVKVGGPSELTSEGLDLKIPKVSLPSFCEGAGSNRTTGEPGSPGIEGKEPAIGLSVLKVKVPEVDIDVQLPKGRALDLIAGVDGKAGVDSPQPAPEGPDLSFQIPKVSLPTFEVKSKEESRIPGLKMPSEDVPALRARVPGVDLALPFPAKEVDSPAAATTEGSSGPGKAPKISLPKFGSKGKEELAADGTMPKVEGKGKPPDSGARGVVADNDDGPLKGREGRFKMPKVKMPTFGASRKHEDDPEVPVPGARAAEVKADPGGPRGKLKMPKVQMPSIGIAVPEMKKPGSEGLLPGAEVDVSEVELKAHGGELRIQKAKGGPEAAGAEGKARVPSVKVPAIDISVPKVKAPDVDLSFPMPRIDSTVGGAEGEATLISSEPDDGAFRLKMPKLAMPKFGSKDKDPGVEVPGGDSQGGDGDGKGVNLKARMPKVDISLPKVKPSDMDASLLEVEGRDDEPKFKLPGFSLSKIAPPKLKAPDLDLDFGLSKDKRVSSEASGAGVGGEAPGGEFQLKMPRVSLPSFGSTAADASQPAGKGKPSAEVHRGGSEGPGDMMPRGKGTNEGSKSDSETEGGRLKLKMPTFGLSSGKDPKTEAGADSGVDAAKGDKFKVKIPSVALSTPALGIGCPKDEDVSIKAKGEMRDGKEGRGGSSDSPESRFKMPQVAVAVPGVGMSCKDDEGAVAARVKGSGADAGGQGADAEGKLQLLKTRVPKVEIGLSRGEASAGGEEAETRAGQKAPDPGAASTKAPFKMPSVEISAPRTSDPPAGMELRPAEGGAGLREGDADALELKVPTVAWPTFGLCKEKSEELAGDGTSSGARMEMKGPQVGTDAGDGSEGVWSQLRDKVPKVGMELPQVTPQQEGGLATGEGRGVGCKSAKVEAVLEGAEVELKARRQLFGFSGLKSKGPEGDVEPPSPRAKERAKSAAGKGDPGGSSPEADKLRGSWVKKPSFTISWPRSKSLEVNGNGEAGDPTRHGEWEGHRSPKKGSRVEDAEDSDTLDGKSRIKLKLPKVSFAPVRPVGVKTGETAGVHINGESEDSESPGVMGQVKLPKVEFSSPYPKGRESDAELSLHLVQPEVCAANEDAGFRPQSGGSFETSTPRIDRWEAKGSKVKAPKITLKKKSGDDEAKMSHLVTSTARSELVLLESGGHTKSRGILGFKSKDPGALAGPGKGLQQKAGTVTEQSDSKDTAARFRLPKFSLGTKTSSPEQENHVHSEGRQEGDMRPFKLQMPKVGFTALYQQEPPSGEKVVEEMGSMTVPRGKRQGKAGTLADKSTSI